The nucleotide window atataaagactgagttacgatgtaaagactgagttatagtgtaaagactgagttatgatataaagactgagttacgatataaagactgagttataatataaagactgagttatgatgtaaagactgagttataatataaagactgagttacgatgtaaagactgagttatagtgtaaagactgagttatgatataaagactgagttacgatataaagactgagttataatataaagactgagttatgatgtaaagactgagttataatataaagactgagttacgatgtaaagactgagttatagtgtaaagactgagttatgatataaagactgagttacgatataaagactgagttataatataaagactgagttatgatgtaaagactgagttataatataaagactgagttataatataaagactgagttaccatgtaaagactgagttacgatgtaaagactgagttatagtgtaaagactgagttatgatataaagactgagttacgatataaagactgagttataatataaagactgagttatgatgtaaagactgagttataatataaagactgagttatagtgtaaagactgagttatagtgtaaagactgagttacgATATAAAGAAtgagttataatataaagactgagttatgatgtaaagactgagttacgatgtaaagactgagttatagtgtaaagactgagttatgatataaagactgagttataatGTAAAGACcgagttataatataaagactgagttataatataaagactgagttatgatataaagactgagttacgATATAAAGAAtgagttataatataaagactgagttatgatgtaaagactgagttataatataaagactgagttacgatgtaaagactgagttacgatgtaaagactgagttataatataaagactgagttataatataaagactgagttataatGTAAAGACcgagttataatataaagactgagttataatataaagactgagttataatataaagactgagttatagtgtaaagactgagttatgatgtaaagactgagttataatataaagactgagttataatataaagactgagttacgatgtaaagactgagttacgatgtaaagactgagttataatataaagactgagttataatataaagactgagttatagtgtaaagactgagttatgatgtaaagactgagttataatataaagactgagttatagtgtaaagactgagttacgatgtaaagactgagttataatataaagactgagttataatataaagactgagttataatGTAAAGACcgagttataatataaagaccgagttataatataaagactgagttataatataaagactgagttatagtgtaaagactgagttatgatgtaaagactgagttataatataaagactgagttataatataaagactgagttacgatgtaaagactgagttacgatgtaaagactgagttataatataaagactgagttataatataaagaccGAGTTATAATGTAAAGACcgagttataatataaagaccgagttataatataaagaccGAGTTATgatgtaaagactgagttataatataaagactgagttacgatgtaaagactgagttataatGTAAAGACcgagttataatataaagaccGAGTTACgatgtaaagactgagttataatataaaggccgagttataatataaagaccGAGTTATgatgtaaagactgagttataatataaagGCCGAGTTATAATATAAAGGCCGAGTTATAATATAAAGGCCGAGTTATGATATAAAGACCGAGTTATGATATAAAGACCGAGTTATGATATAAAGACCGAGTTACGATGTAAAGACCGAGTTACgatgtaaagactgagttacgatgtaaagactgagttataatgtaaagactgagttacgATGTAAACACTGAGTTACGATGTAAAGACTGGGCTTTATCGCTCTTCAGTATAAAGTCTCCTCActagttacatatacacacatcctGATAATAAAGCACAAACCCAAATCCTCATCCTGTCAGAATATTGCGAGTTATAGGTTTATTTTCCCCAAACAACAGAAATTCTACAGagattttatgtttgtttactAACAGCTTTTCTACATGTTTCTGGAATGAATGTGTATTTTAAGAAGCTGCTGTGCTCCTGTTGTCCACCAGAGGGAGCCACAAACACCCAGATGTTCCAGTTCATTCCAAATGTTGGCTTTTAACTGGTCTATTTCAACagctcataaataaataaaagaataaataaataacctgtaTATTCCAGTTGAATTCTCTTTGTGTTGGTGGATGAGGTCATGTCCCAGGTCTACCTTGGGGTGGGAGATCTTCCCGGTTCAGACTGGGGGTTGACACACCACGCCTTGCTCTGAGCTCTCCTATCGCTCTCACTCATGTCTCCTACTCTTGTCCTTTTTCAGTAGGACATCATATAGATACCTCCAACACTAAGTGCATGGTCTGCTCTCTtctgtacagtatttactttTCACCTGCACTACATTTGAACAACAGTATAAATAACAAAAGATCAAACGTGAATGTTTTCCTTCTTCTATGATCCATGAATAGATCTGTTATAAGGCTCCTTTATACAGGGACGACATCGCCACTGGTGTTCCTTCTCTAACACCCATGACTGTATTACCAAGGACAATGTAGAGAAaaatcatataatatataaaacgtGTAAGCCCACATGGTTATCTCAAAATCAATTGATTATTAGATGTCATCAGCTTTTATCTCCAATTTTTGTCTATGAGTGACACCAATTACAGCCTTAAAAGATTCACATGAAATTGTAACATAAATGAGGACATTTCTAATCAAATAAAGAGACATCTGACATGGCTTTTGTATTTGTCCAGTGATTATCCACTGACCTCTGACCCAGGGACAAATTCAAATGTTCAACTGTATTTCCAAGTTAAACTATTTTAGTAAGAGCAATGGTCCGTTTaaactgatatttattttatattattataaatcagtTATTGATTCATAATtttagtgttaattattttataaaatcctGATGTTAGTGTGAATCAGATTTATttcactgaaaaataaaaactcttaaaATGAAAAGTATTCACTCCCACGTTTAATCAAAGAGACCAGACATTACCCTAAACtagacctttaaaaaaaagatacaatttaaatactgtacattcaatTACAAAACAAGTTCTCTTACCGTAAAGTAcatactatatatttatttatcaggaCATTTAATCCAGAAAAGGTGTGTAATGAAATACATGATTTACACACGTGTGTCAGGAACGTGTACGCTAACACCAGCTAGCATTAACTGGACTCCTGAATGGTCCGTTAATACACCGAGGATTAGATCAGCATCATCACACAGGTGTACAACAAGTGTAAAGTGTACGCAAGATAATAAATCAAACATGTTTaggattaaaatatttattattaaaaataaaacaggtcACGTCTCagatatataaaacacacagcGGTGCGAGATTAGAGTTTAGGACAAAACATGTTCTGGAGATAAAGATGATTTAAAACcctttgacctctgacctttgtCCTCTGGTTACTGCGATATTTACATTAATGAAGGACATTACACTTCAATCCCGGTGAATATTTACACACAGCatggagaaaacacacacacacacacacacacacacgtgaagaGATCTCAGTAAACCAGAGGAGTCTAGATCAGGACTGCAGGGATGTGTGAGGATGAGGACGATGAAGACCAAAAGGTCTTTACTGGTGGACATGGCATTCAGACGGCTAAGTCATGCTAGCTAAACCGCTAgtcagagtaaacagtccacaGAAATGAATATATAAAGTGATCACGACATGCCGAGCATCATGTGACCAAACAGCTTCATcgattaattaatacaaaaaaattccaGTGTGTTTATCTGTACAGCAAACAAATTAGATACATGTAgataaaagcacacacacacacacacacacacacacacacacaataaatgaagtgtttaaagtgacgcGGACGCGTGTTTCACGATATtcaagttaaaaaataataataataataataataataaaagtccaCCAGTCgctgatcatcatcatcatcatcatcatctctacACACTCATGACTCCTCGTCCTCATGTAAAGCACCACAACATGGAAACACTGACAAATTAAGATTCACATAAATACACTTCATCCTTCAGCGAGCCgatttcattattataaaaatatatatttaagcaatttgtgggtgtgtaattaaaatacacaaaaaaataataataaaatatgttatttgATTTAGGCTCATCACTGAACACAGACATAGAAAACactcttaaaaatatatagatacgTCACTTCAGGAATTAATCCCCGCCCCCCCAGATCCTGATTTGCACAGAAATGTCGCACTTCAGTCAGAACCTCCGACCTGCTCGACCCGTCTCACCAGGAagtcttcattttattttaaaggaggCTCGAGTCCCTGAAGGTGATCACGGGTATGAACACTTCCTGACCGTGCATGTGAAGTTCTTGTCCAAACCTTGTACACCTGGTGCACACTTCTAACTCCTCCCATCGAGGAGGAGAACCCTCGTGCAGTCCTGAACTCTCCCGAAAGCTTCAAAAACACTTCCTGAAGACGATCTGAGGTCCGAACTCGTCGTACTCGTCCTGGCTGATCCAGGCGGAGGAGAACGAGGGCATGCTGGCGAGCACGGCTCCTCCTCTCCACACGGAGAAATCTCGATCTCTAGGACCCGTGACCTTTACTTTCTCGCTCAAACCTGCAGGAGCCAGACGACGGATCTCGCTCCGCAGACGCTCGGGAAGTCCGGGCAGCAGCGTGTTCCCACCTGCAGACAGACGGAGACAGACCACACCGTTAGACTGATCCGAGTAAGACCACACCAGGTCAGGAGGATCGGATCTCAACCCAGACCTCACCCGAGAGCACGATGTTCCCCACCAGGTCCCGGCGCAGGTCCATGTCCGACTGAAGAACGGATCTGAAAATGCTCTCGTGCATCCCATAATAATCCTGACCGACCAGTTCGGGCCTGAACAAGATCTCTGGAGCTCTGaggatttcacacacacacacacacacacacacacctctcacctGCATGCACGCTGTGACCGCTTCaaatttctccctccttcacaCAAAAGAGCAGTTACCTGAACCTCTCCGTCGTCAAGGAGACTACATGTCCGTCAGGCAGACTGTATTGTGTCTGTGCactggccacgcctcctcctCCAAGCTCCGCCTCATAGTTCAGAGCAACACAGCAGCACCTTTCCTTGATCTCGCGCACAATCTCCATCTCTGCTGACGTCCGCATACACACACCCTGCTCCGTcaacagctacacacacacacacgttaacaAGGTGGGCTCATCAGGCGAGTCATCTGAAAGGATCAGGAGCTTCTAAATGAGACGCGCGTGTGtggaaggggtgtgtgtgtgtgtgtgtgtgtgtgcacacacctGTTTGAGGTGCAGTGTGACATCGGCTCCTGCCAGATTAAAGCGCTGAACAGCGTGAGGTAGACAGTAACCATCAAACACAGGGACGCTGTGACTCATACTGTCTCCAGAGTCAAAGaccacacctacacacacacacgttagtgCACAAGTTTATAAACACCCTTTTTTTGGTGTATACATACTCTGTGTgggtgtgcgcgtgtgtgtgtgtaccagtgGTCCGTCCCGTAGCGTACAGTGCCAGGACAGGCTGCATGGCCGTGTACGCCAGCGGAACATTAAAGCACTCGAACATCAGCTGGATGGAACGCTGGCGGTTCTCGTGTGCGCTCATCGCCCCCTCCGTCAGCATCACGGGGTGATCCTCACTACACACTCGCAACTGCTCAAAGGCATGGCTCCAGATCTAAACACAAAAATTCAATCTGAGGCCATTTGTGTCTAGAACAGACATCGCCAAATCTACTAGGGTTTTGTGGtttgtcttattttaaaaaaagctatttagCACTTTTCCCCCCTCTAGGTAGATGTCACTCATCACAGCGCCACCGAAATAGatagaataaattaattaaaaaatttttttttttttaaacgcatagacattagcaagaagaaaacttTATTGACCGGACACTGTTAAACTCAGGACCCCAGGTGTGGGCTGCAGGTGGGCCCCAAGAGCAAgttaagcaaaagaaagtctcattagagaggttaaagatccattttctctctccatcagctgctctgtgtgtgtgcgcgcacgcgtGTTCTTttcaaaaggtaaagtgcaggttactttgttttatttttactttacagcagtgtgtcgttagagagatttcttgtttattttttcagataaaagtgtttccgttgtgtgctgcacgtgtgtgtgaaaagagtgcgGGAAGGGTAACTAAGACAAGaagggggaggggctccttactttagcttcacacaccaGAAACGCTCATCTGTCggggtttttttttaccttatttttaaaagtttgaaaCACTTTACATGttcagtctttattttttaacacaaaacgGAAGTCCTATAGTCCAGATTAAACGGATGGGTTTAGTCTGCTAAAACCTTACCATCTCCATGTAATCCCAGTTGGACACCACACCGCTTCTCATGGGGTAATGAAGAGTTAACACACCCCTCATGTGCTGGGCGTTGTGTCCTACATACACACCGCGCTCCACACTGCCACTCATCACCTCCTGCAGGCACACACTTAAacttaacattttacatttagtgtgtttataatacAAAGGAGAACCTGGCTTCTAAATAACGAATGTTTACATCGTCCAAACTACACccgaaaataaaaaacagtactACCTGTTCCAGCCAAGCAAACCCAGCAGCTTAGAAATATTACCTCATACTTGGGCAGTCCCACCGCCGTGGGGAAGATGGTGGTGGGCAGGTCCTGATCTGCAAAGCCAGCTTTCACCAGACTGGAACCAGTGTCCAACACCACTGGGGTCTGAAAATCACTCATCTGGAgcgacacacaaacagaaacacacaacCCTTTCACAAAGCATGTACACATCACCAAATCTGGTCACCACAACCAACAACCTGTGTGGAGATCTCCAAACTAGGACTTGCAGTacaattagtttatttttaaataatgttcttCAAAGTTCAGGAGGGTTACACCAAACAAACCAAGGGGTCCAAACACTTTAGTTAGCATAAGATAAGATCGTTTTAGGGAAATTGAGTGATCATGGAAATCCAGTTGTAAGGATTTTctcatactgctttatcctgtattcagggtcgtggggacctggagcctatcctaggagacttgaGGCAGGGTActccctggatagggtgccaatccatcgcaggacacatatacacacacacacacactagggggaatttgggaacaccaattagcctaacctgcatatcattggactgtaggaggaaaccggagtacccggaggattTCTATGACGTTCCTGCAAACATTCAGAAATTGCAACATGCTCAAACATGCCCTGGTGCTCACCCTCCAGAACTGACAATAATAAGATCAGATAACTGAATTCAAACCTCTCTAGTGTTGATCTGAAGCTGTTGCTGAACTGATGATCTGCAGAAACGTCTCGTTAAGGAACTTTCAGCATCGCAAACTTCTAGCTCATGGTTCTCCACTGGCCCACAGGGATCAGATGTTTCAAGTAGAGGTGACTGAGGTCTGGAGATCTTACTGTCACACGATGCAGCTGGATTTTCAAATCTTGTAGGTTCTTCGGGTACATTCTCAGAACCAACACTGTGAAGATCCACAGTGTGAAGGTTGTTATTGTTGGTATTATGGTGGCGCAGGTCTATTGCTGACTCTTTACATGGAGGATCTTTTGGTTTCAGACCAACAAATGACGCCAAATATGTGGAAGCGTCAGTCTGGTTCACAGCACTGAATGCATTTTCTTCTGAATCCGCACTTATCCGTTTACTTGGTCTAGAATTTCGAGGAAGAGGCATTGGACCACCAGGATCAAAAGCAGGAGTCGATACTTCGTCTGATGCTAAAGATTTCACCCTGGGATCTTCATTACAAGGTTCAGTTGTATTCACGTGTTCTGAAGGATTCAAGTGCAAACACTTTTCTTCTCTCGTATAAAGAGGATCTGACAGATTCCTTGGTTCTCCAACAGCAGGAACATGAACGTCAATAAGATCTGAGACAGACGACACCAAGACTGGCATCTTGTTTGTCTCAATATCACCATCTACCATGACAGAAGGCGCACATGTGGATATGGATGATGCAGTAGTGTCAATGTTCTGCTGATCATTGGTCAAAGAACGTTTAGAATTAACGGATTCTCCTGGAACAGAACATTTACAGTCAACATGATTATCTGCAGACATGTCTGTAGTTTGTGGATAAGTGGGTTGTTCTAAAGATATCTGCTCATAACTGAGAATGTGCACATCTCGTCCTGATCTTCTGCAGTTCATCAGGAGAGCTTCATCACCCTTCCTTAACGCTGAAGATTTTCCCAAAATGGAACACGTCACAATTTTATGACTCCTACCCGGTCGCTTTAGCTTGCTTTTCATCTCCATGCTTAGGTTTTTCTGCATCTCCTCCACCCCCTTCTCTTGCTCCAGTTTCCCAAGGAACGTCTTCCGGTCCTCACCGAGGATCCGAGGGGACATTCTTTCTTCAGAACCACAGAAGCGCAACTCATTGATTTTCAGGTTCTCCTCAACAATCTTCTCCTCCAAGACCTTcaaatttttcatttctttcaaaAGCAGGGATCTATCAGGACAACTGTATCCAAGCTCAAGACAAAGGAGCGGATCAGAACTTGGTTCAGATGGACTATCGCTACCACACTGGATAACTCTCCGACTTTCCTGACACAAAGCGGCCTCAGGTCCAAAATCAAGCGAGGCAAAGTCATCCTCTAATCCGATCACACCTGCTTCAGCCAAATCACTGGACGTCATCGGAGTAAATTTGCAATCTTTGCTCCATGAGGACCACAATCTGTTTGGATCATCCGCTTCCAGCAAGACATCCAAGATCTCCTCCTGAGCAAGAACGTTCTCTTCTTCTCGCAGTATTCCAGCTGCTCGGCTCAATGTTTCCTCCACGGCTCTGAGCTCTTCCTGTTCCTTCATTATCCATCCGGATTCCGGCTCACCAAGTGACGTGGTGTCCGAGTCGTCCATGACTTCATGGAGGTCATACGAGTCCCAGAGGAGAGTGGGCATGGTCTCTGAGGTTTCAGCTCCGTGCCCTTTGTCTGTAAGGGTGCTGGAAAGAACATTGCGGATGGGGCTCCACTCTGTACTCTGATCCTGAACATCACACACGCTTGTATCGACGGTCTGCGTTAGCTGATCGCAGCTCTTAGTCACCTTTTGGTTGGAGGGAGAGATGATGACCGTGTAGCAGTTCTCCAGATCATCTACAGGAAGACTCAGCCAAGGGTTTTTAGGAAGCGTGGCCGAGCGTTTTACTGTGATCTCAAAGTTTAAAGAGTCTCCGTTTGCACTTGGGATGATGTGGATACTCGGTGCTCTAATAGACTTTTCCTCAGCTAGACCCTCAGATACGCTGGAAGCATTCTCCTCAACGACACGAAGATGACTAGATTTTGGACGTCTGGACGCCTCACCTTGACATGTCCTCCCGGCTCCTGTTTCAAGATGACTACTTCCTGCTCCATCAAACCCAGAGTCAAAGGAGCTAAGCGAGGGTGGCTTTGCTCCAGACTGAAGTAGCGGAGGATAACCTGCACCATCAGGTCTTGTCAAACCGTTGCAGTTTACAGAGAGTGGCAAGAAGTCTGAATCTCCAAGGACGCTCCGAGAAGACATGTTTCTCAGAGTACGGACATCGGGGGTTGGATCCACCGACTCATTTCCGCCCTTAAGATACTCGTACTGCCACTGGAGAGCAGGCTGGAGGTCACGAAATGTGGCGGAACCAGGAGATACCAATAGCTTGCGTAAACTTGTACACCTGCAAACGAGAACATGGAaattggctttaaaaaaaaaagtaatagtaaaaaaaaaataataataataaataatataatgctGTTCTATTTCCTCCTTGCTCAAAACAGTCACCTCTGTACAAGCTGCTTTCCTGCATTCTGTAGGTCAGAATGAGCTACAATATTAGCCAGGTGCACCAACTGCATTAGCTCATCCACTTCAGGAGGAGGATGCATCCTGAGAAACTCCTCAATCTCAGATAAGACGTCATCCTGCTCAAGTGAGAGAACGGTATCTCGATTGTCATGCTTTATTGAGCACGTTCTCCACAGGAGGTCCTGAAGAAAGCTCTCACGCACTGCCACATGGTACCACCTTTGGATCTGTGCgagcacacacaaaacacaaaacctgAGGGAGTGCACCTGAGAAAGTACTCCAAGCTGTTTTTAGCTCTATCCAACCCTCTATTACCATCAATCCTCCTCTCCCATGTCATTTCATTTGCCCTTTACAC belongs to Clarias gariepinus isolate MV-2021 ecotype Netherlands chromosome 2, CGAR_prim_01v2, whole genome shotgun sequence and includes:
- the LOC128509961 gene encoding uncharacterized protein LOC128509961, translated to MSDSTTEVKACPSLPSERVLRSGAVTFPGVFDQLGSALLIFPAESQHKLLCDVTKEEVAEFVFYCLRLHNKGRSECLVSVLADLRDASLAVTRRLAEILLLLQLHRRTVHSFYAVQPKKRDVQKLLQKLLTPSKRSTPQIKCVFLREVFELSNYVDRSQLTSDLGGYSIYSHESWVSFVKEMDGFVQEFVAVVRKLPVCIGALQDVSNLPVPQEYEPLSVFCSTNQARLERLRRDLGLDALLRSCECVLEKFRFPEKDPCYQAMVGTTLFTHTALEMLQNYERIRTAVDKVELLWTRVFSSAHQRLHVLQLQRDTQQVVCEMECVVQKMQSYTPETLRDPDSAETARLEFNTSVHTRATALVQRAEDLLKSETVVSTKSRETNGWIAELERQTDQLRAAMELQNQNLNTVCTFHHRYHKIQRWYHVAVRESFLQDLLWRTCSIKHDNRDTVLSLEQDDVLSEIEEFLRMHPPPEVDELMQLVHLANIVAHSDLQNAGKQLVQRCTSLRKLLVSPGSATFRDLQPALQWQYEYLKGGNESVDPTPDVRTLRNMSSRSVLGDSDFLPLSVNCNGLTRPDGAGYPPLLQSGAKPPSLSSFDSGFDGAGSSHLETGAGRTCQGEASRRPKSSHLRVVEENASSVSEGLAEEKSIRAPSIHIIPSANGDSLNFEITVKRSATLPKNPWLSLPVDDLENCYTVIISPSNQKVTKSCDQLTQTVDTSVCDVQDQSTEWSPIRNVLSSTLTDKGHGAETSETMPTLLWDSYDLHEVMDDSDTTSLGEPESGWIMKEQEELRAVEETLSRAAGILREEENVLAQEEILDVLLEADDPNRLWSSWSKDCKFTPMTSSDLAEAGVIGLEDDFASLDFGPEAALCQESRRVIQCGSDSPSEPSSDPLLCLELGYSCPDRSLLLKEMKNLKVLEEKIVEENLKINELRFCGSEERMSPRILGEDRKTFLGKLEQEKGVEEMQKNLSMEMKSKLKRPGRSHKIVTCSILGKSSALRKGDEALLMNCRRSGRDVHILSYEQISLEQPTYPQTTDMSADNHVDCKCSVPGESVNSKRSLTNDQQNIDTTASSISTCAPSVMVDGDIETNKMPVLVSSVSDLIDVHVPAVGEPRNLSDPLYTREEKCLHLNPSEHVNTTEPCNEDPRVKSLASDEVSTPAFDPGGPMPLPRNSRPSKRISADSEENAFSAVNQTDASTYLASFVGLKPKDPPCKESAIDLRHHNTNNNNLHTVDLHSVGSENVPEEPTRFENPAASCDSKISRPQSPLLETSDPCGPVENHELEVCDAESSLTRRFCRSSVQQQLQINTREMSDFQTPVVLDTGSSLVKAGFADQDLPTTIFPTAVGLPKYEEVMSGSVERGVYVGHNAQHMRGVLTLHYPMRSGVVSNWDYMEMIWSHAFEQLRVCSEDHPVMLTEGAMSAHENRQRSIQLMFECFNVPLAYTAMQPVLALYATGRTTGVVFDSGDSMSHSVPVFDGYCLPHAVQRFNLAGADVTLHLKQLLTEQGVCMRTSAEMEIVREIKERCCCVALNYEAELGGGGVASAQTQYSLPDGHVVSLTTERFRAPEILFRPELVGQDYYGMHESIFRSVLQSDMDLRRDLVGNIVLSGGNTLLPGLPERLRSEIRRLAPAGLSEKVKVTGPRDRDFSVWRGGAVLASMPSFSSAWISQDEYDEFGPQIVFRKCF